CTGGGCTGTATAAGAGAAGATGTTTAAAAGTTTATAGGTTTATAAAAGTGTTTCCTTGTGTATATTTGTAGGTAAAGTTTTATTTTAGAAGATTATTGTGCAAGAAGGTGATGAGCAAgtaaagagacagcctgcttacATTTAGGTCACATACAGACGGCTTGTGTCTCATCATTCTTCTGTAGCATTTCATTGCACTGGTGGAAATGTCCTTCTCCTGCGGAGGGTCAGAACAGGATTTGTTGGAGCTTTATATCAATTGTGGTAcatattatacacaataaatattGTAATGACTTAATTAAGAAAATGTTCTAATAGAGTGTGACTGCTGATGTCTAATAGAGGGTCAAGAGTCAAAAGCCAGGAACCGATGGTAGATGGGAGCATCTATGAAGTTGGTTACTCTACAATTCTATCAACATATAATATAGGATCAATTTTCTTGAAGATTTACCGGTAGTTTCCTTCCTGACTTTTGACTCAACCTCCATATCCACGGATCAGACTCCTCTCAGTAGAAGACAATCTTCCCCCTTACATGTTCATTCTGCAGTCCTTTGATCATCTTGATGTCAGTGGAAGATACTGATTTATATCTGGACATTGAACAGCGTCTCTTGTGTGGATGTCCGGTCACGGCAACAAATAGAATACAGAAGACCACCAGTCTGACGTCCATGGCTGGAGTATTGGTGTCGATCTGGAGACTTTCTTCTCCTCCTTTGAAACTGTGTATAAGATATTAATACATATGATTATTGTACATAAACTCATCATGTAAATGTCCACAGATCTGATGTTCTGTATATACACCCAGGAGAAGACACTCACCTGCCCGGTTGTCTTGTGTCTCTCTGCTGCTGATCTCAACTGTGGCTCAAGTCTTCCCATCTTTCTCCTTTTATATTTCAGTCTCATGGAAAGAAATTCCTTCATTTTCAGAATGTGGAGGAATCTTCTCTCTAACGTTCAGGATTCAAGAGACAGGAGACAAAGCAGCCGTGGGAACTCTTTACAACTTTCAGTTTCCTTACTATACAGGTGAGAAGGAGACGTCAGGTAACTGGGAGAAGATTCTTAAGACAAACTCCTTCCCCTAATACAGGAGGAGCTATAAACATAATGAGGATCCTCCCGTCACTCAGTAACTACCTCCATATCTGTATATCACAAGGTTTTCTCCTGTCATATGTAGTAATGGAGCAATCTCCTATTAAGCATTTAAATGTGGCTCTGGACTTTTGATTTACCCTCTATATTAGACCTCAGCAGTCACACTATACTAGAACATATTCTCAGTGGAGTCATTACAATATATCATATGTTTAATACACATTAAATGATGTAAAGCTCCAAGAAATCCTGCTCTAACCCTTCACAGGAGACCATGTACACCATGAATGGCGACACACAAGCCATTCTTGTATAATAGTTCTCGAAAATCAATACATCTAGTGAAAGATCTTCAATCATCATGGCTTCTGAAGCAAAGCCTGTAACAGGAAACTTCAGCTACAAAATTTCAGCCAGGTCAACCTAAGAAAATTTTTGGAGTAGGGAATGACAGTGGCAATGGTTTAGGTTTGAGGAAGATCCAGCTGTAGTGTCTGCTATTACTCAGAGGAAGAAActacaaaaaatttgaaaagatCATCGGTTTGAGTCCCATGAAGGGACAGACAAGAGGAGGTGATACTGTGGTCAACAGCTGAAGACAACTGACGACTGGACACAGAGGAGATGAAAGTGGATGTCCTGAAtcattcctttaaaggggttgtccagttttagGAAGAAACTGGAcaaaacagagaatctgccagcgAAAACTAAGTGATCTTTACCTGCCGCTACTCCGGTCATGATATCTTTACACAACTGCATGTCATGTTAACAACACATGgcgactgcagccaatcacttgcctcAGCAAGGCACCAAAGAGACCAGTGATTGGATACAGCCTTCAGGTGTGATTGATGCAACCGGGTAAACAGATCTCGGAGAACTGATGTAGAAGCGAGGGGATCTGTCAAGTAAGCAAGGATCATTTCTTTATTGCAGGTGGATCCACTTACACCTCCTAAGCTGCATGGTAAGAGCAAGAAGAGGTTAAATAGAGCAACAGGAAACACTTTCTTTTATTGCTCCATCTATCGGTCCACAGAAAACGTGGAAAGCGGTTACCTTCCACgttcgttccatttttttttctcacttgcATCAATGAAAAGGGCTATTCTCATGTGCAAACATGGACAGACATAGCCTTAAAACTATGGGAGTCTAAAAATATATCAAGAAAgatttaaagcagttgtctcatcaGTTTAGGCTCCTCTAACCTCCAGCTATCAGCTGAGGGAAGTTACATCTGGCCAGACATTTCTCCAGCAGCGGACGCTGTACCAAAGCTGTAGCAGGAGACCCCCTCTATGATGCCCATACGACTCTGATAAGACTTAACAGAAAAAAAGATGAGCATTTTCTACAAGGCACTGAAGAAAATGGAAATGAAACGGTTTGGTATAACTGAACATTGTGTTAGTGAATGCTTTTTAGATTTTTGTAGACAGCAAGAGGAATGCAAGTACTACTGACAAATTAAAAACCTTCTGTAAAGAAAGAGAGGTTTAGGAAGAGTACATGGTCATCATTCAGGACCACCGCCAGCAAACCGGTAATCTGCAACCTGTCTTCCTTCACCACTCCGAGTAGTAGATCTATGGCTACCCCTAGTTGTTCACCAGAGCCTGCCACTGGCTGGTTGGACTTGGCTTCCAGGGACCCATCTGAAGAGTAATGCAGCAGAAAACAGGCGCAAGCTCACAGGTAGTAGACCCATCAGATGCCAAGGAGTAGCAGGTCAGGCAAAGACAAATAGCAATACTCGACTTAACCTCCCCTACCTAGCAAAACTTGTAAAACCGCCATGTACTGAATCATGGCTAAATAATTTCCTGATACCTTGACAGGACAAAAGAAATGGAAACAAGTTTCATTGTGTAACCTACagatgaatttttattttttatttttttcaaaaaagagttaaagaggttgtctcatctcaccgTTACTAAGTAGTTAGTAAtggcaagatgagacaacccctttagctgGGCAGCACagaggctcagtggttagcactggtgccttgcaggggtcctaggtttgaagccGACCATggaaaacatctgcatggagtttgtatgttctccctgtgtttgcgtgggtttcaccCGGGTGCTTCggcttcctcccacactccaaagacattctGATAGGGACTGAtagttgtgagctccattggggacagtgtgatgctaatgtctgtaaagcgctgcagaatacgtcagcgctatataagtgtttaaaataaataaaaaaaactgcaagtATTATCTAAACCAGTTTGTCACCCATCTATCTGCACCGAACGATGGTAGCGATATTCATCATCCTCAGGTCAAAATTAATGTTAACAATTTTAATTTACCATTTCTTTGAaattcttataaaaaaaaaacaagaaatcaAACATAACACTAGGAATtaatttgcaaatatatttaaaagaataaaTACAATATATAGATACATGAAATAAATATAAATctgaaaatataaagaaaaaaaaaatcctttacgGAAAAgacactggaaaaaaattatatatatatatatatatatatatatatatacactcacctaaagaattatcaggaacacctgttctatttctcattaatgcaattatctagtcaaccaatcacatggcagttgcttcaatgcatttaggggtgtggtcctggtcaagacaatctcctgaactccaaactgaatgtcagaatgggaaagaaaggtgatttaagcaattttgagcgtggcatggttgttggtgccagacgggccggtcggtgtatttcataatctgctcagttactgggattttcacgcacaaccatttctagggtttacaaagaatggtgtgaaaagggaaaaacatccagtatgcggcagtcctgtgggcaaaaaaaatttcgggatgagataacggtttgattggcactattttagggtgcgtttGATTGTTTaaacgcttgctattacactttttgtgatgtaaggtgacaaaaaatggctttttttacacgttttttttttttacggtattcatctgaggggttaagtcat
The Bufo bufo chromosome 8, aBufBuf1.1, whole genome shotgun sequence genome window above contains:
- the LOC120978147 gene encoding interferon lambda-3-like; translated protein: MTGVAAGFASEAMMIEDLSLDVLIFENYYTRMACVSPFMVYMVSCEGFKGGEESLQIDTNTPAMDVRLVVFCILFVAVTGHPHKRRCSMSRYKSVSSTDIKMIKGLQNEHEKDISTSAMKCYRRMMRHKPSVCDLNPSDRLILTLKRVTITAEILANLATSDVLDPVSQSLMMFLKIRDDLLICRESSEYSSTPSEELMPWLHHLQQFLEEASPQCLQDAVLLSLISLMVEDVGCWAHVK